The uncultured Methanobrevibacter sp. genome includes a window with the following:
- the hemA gene encoding glutamyl-tRNA reductase, with translation MILNLRVDHKIADIQSMESIAKEIDVLFQELQEKYSIGEYIEISTCNRKEYYINNDYIKEDDELLSHENKSIVIDYGQSAVMHLLRMTSGLESMIVGEDQILGQVKDAKYKALKNHHCGKSLDTIFTKAIHVGQVVRNKTNINKGSVSIGSAAIDLAEKYIGDLNDKSVLVIGAGKMGRLVAKALAEKDLKAIFVANRTYYVAVELAEDLGGQAIMFKDLENYLATADLVISATSAPHPIIDKERLLGIDMDYENVMIVDIANPRDIKEDVSELGVKLCNIDDLREIADENTKLRIEEFGEAENIINDEFILLKESIKMMELDELLGNLRASMEGIRERETQKATVKLSHVDGSAKILNNLTNSLVNKIFYDISKNLKRAARNDKKEIIDAADYIFNFKE, from the coding sequence TTGATACTTAATTTAAGAGTTGACCATAAGATAGCGGATATCCAGTCAATGGAATCTATTGCTAAGGAAATTGATGTATTGTTTCAGGAATTGCAGGAAAAATATTCCATTGGCGAGTATATTGAGATTTCCACCTGTAACAGAAAGGAGTACTATATCAATAACGACTACATTAAAGAGGATGATGAGTTACTTTCTCATGAAAACAAAAGCATTGTAATTGATTATGGTCAATCTGCTGTCATGCATCTTCTTAGGATGACCTCCGGTTTGGAATCAATGATTGTAGGTGAAGATCAAATCCTGGGTCAGGTCAAGGATGCCAAATATAAGGCTTTAAAAAACCATCATTGCGGTAAATCTTTGGACACTATATTTACAAAGGCTATCCATGTCGGTCAGGTTGTTAGAAACAAGACCAACATCAACAAGGGTTCCGTTTCCATCGGTTCTGCTGCAATCGATTTGGCGGAAAAATATATCGGTGATTTGAATGATAAATCCGTTCTGGTTATTGGTGCCGGTAAAATGGGCAGGTTGGTTGCCAAGGCACTTGCTGAAAAGGATTTAAAAGCTATTTTTGTTGCTAATCGTACATATTATGTCGCTGTTGAACTTGCTGAAGATTTAGGCGGTCAGGCAATCATGTTTAAGGATCTGGAAAACTATTTGGCAACTGCCGATTTGGTAATCAGTGCTACAAGTGCTCCTCATCCAATTATTGATAAGGAACGTCTCCTGGGCATAGACATGGACTATGAAAATGTAATGATTGTTGATATTGCAAATCCTAGGGATATCAAAGAGGATGTTTCAGAATTGGGCGTTAAATTATGCAATATTGATGATTTGCGTGAAATTGCCGATGAAAATACCAAGCTTCGTATTGAGGAATTTGGTGAGGCGGAAAATATCATAAATGATGAGTTCATTTTACTTAAAGAATCCATTAAAATGATGGAACTTGATGAGTTACTTGGTAATTTAAGAGCATCTATGGAAGGAATAAGAGAACGTGAAACTCAAAAAGCAACTGTTAAGTTGTCACATGTAGATGGCAGTGCTAAAATTTTAAATAATTTAACAAATTCTCTTGTCAATAAGATTTTCTATGATATTTCAAAAAATTTGAAAAGAGCTGCAAGAAATGATAAAAAGGAAATTATTGATGCAGCCGATTATATATTTAATTTTAAGGAGTAG
- a CDS encoding bifunctional precorrin-2 dehydrogenase/sirohydrochlorin ferrochelatase, with product MDWTSVYLKTSDLNVFILGTGEVATRRANRFLDHGANVRLAGNALSSDLTDKGAELCSTSDVDELVQWADLVVVASGDEELSDYVSNIAEGKLVNRADYPYEGNIIVPTSFSIGDVEISIFTNGKSPLMARQMRKKIQSIITEEDILEIELQDYARGQLKDIINDQKERRNYLYRIFEDETINDYIKNREIDLAKEYIDNLIRGLD from the coding sequence ATGGATTGGACATCTGTTTATCTGAAAACATCCGATTTGAATGTTTTTATTTTAGGCACTGGAGAGGTTGCAACCAGACGCGCCAATAGATTTTTGGATCATGGTGCCAATGTCAGGCTTGCGGGAAATGCTCTGTCATCAGATTTGACTGATAAGGGTGCCGAGTTATGTTCCACATCTGATGTTGATGAGCTGGTCCAATGGGCTGATTTGGTTGTTGTTGCCAGTGGTGATGAAGAGCTGTCCGATTATGTTTCCAATATTGCAGAAGGTAAGCTTGTCAATCGGGCTGACTATCCTTATGAGGGAAATATTATTGTCCCGACAAGTTTCAGTATTGGGGATGTTGAGATATCTATTTTTACCAATGGAAAAAGTCCATTGATGGCAAGGCAGATGCGCAAAAAGATTCAATCAATAATAACTGAAGAGGACATTTTGGAAATCGAGCTTCAGGATTATGCAAGGGGCCAATTAAAGGATATTATTAATGACCAGAAAGAGCGCAGAAATTACCTTTATCGAATTTTTGAAGATGAAACTATTAACGATTATATCAAAAACCGTGAAATTGATTTGGCTAAAGAATATATTGATAACTTAATAAGGGGATTAGATTGA
- a CDS encoding methanogenesis marker 9 domain-containing protein encodes MTWEDAPSHICRGGDVRGLAFCCPPVKPCPVLNALQEVNLTPQEFVDIKIQFGKETRLGEGAGTCFGSLVWCCKPSKPCPLRDMTLRNMGMSHEEYLDLKKELSERLVGVKKPNPDKKAEALAETFNISKLEAMNVLTDCNNDLRAAVKVLHAKSLENSD; translated from the coding sequence ATGACTTGGGAAGATGCACCATCTCATATCTGCAGAGGAGGAGATGTAAGAGGACTTGCTTTTTGCTGTCCGCCAGTTAAACCATGCCCAGTTTTAAATGCATTACAAGAAGTAAATTTAACTCCACAGGAATTTGTGGATATCAAGATTCAATTCGGTAAAGAAACTAGATTAGGTGAAGGCGCAGGGACCTGTTTCGGTTCACTAGTTTGGTGCTGCAAGCCATCAAAACCTTGTCCTTTAAGAGACATGACCTTAAGGAACATGGGTATGAGCCATGAGGAATACCTTGACTTGAAAAAGGAACTGTCTGAAAGGTTAGTTGGTGTTAAAAAACCTAATCCTGATAAGAAGGCTGAAGCATTGGCTGAAACATTCAACATATCCAAACTTGAAGCAATGAATGTTTTGACCGATTGTAATAATGATTTGAGAGCTGCTGTAAAAGTATTACACGCAAAATCTCTTGAAAATTCTGATTAA
- a CDS encoding M48 family metallopeptidase, with amino-acid sequence MVKENVIIEDIPITLYRKNIKNMYLRVLPPNGEVKVSAPLFVSDRDIADFIKSRKEWILEKQQLISEKKIRAPYKYTNGEKHFLWGEEYTLQLISNNIKHVLLDKEKHILYLPIPKRSTIDKRKSVLDEFYREELKLAIPEVLERCTKIVGRKPASVNVRKMKNWGNCKQDGRITLNLNLAKKDKECLEYVMIHELCHLIEFNHGKRFKKLMDSFCPNWKEIKKKIK; translated from the coding sequence ATGGTTAAAGAAAATGTAATTATCGAAGATATCCCCATCACATTATACCGAAAAAACATAAAAAACATGTATCTTCGAGTTTTACCGCCAAATGGAGAGGTGAAGGTTTCGGCACCATTATTCGTTTCAGATAGGGACATTGCTGATTTTATCAAATCCCGTAAGGAATGGATCTTGGAAAAACAGCAACTAATTTCTGAAAAGAAAATCAGGGCACCCTACAAATACACCAATGGCGAAAAACATTTTCTCTGGGGCGAGGAATACACCCTGCAGCTGATCTCAAATAACATAAAACATGTGCTACTAGACAAAGAAAAACATATTCTTTATCTGCCAATTCCAAAAAGAAGCACAATCGATAAAAGAAAAAGTGTTCTTGATGAGTTTTATCGTGAAGAGCTTAAATTGGCAATTCCCGAAGTTTTGGAAAGATGCACTAAAATCGTTGGACGCAAGCCAGCAAGCGTCAATGTTCGAAAAATGAAAAATTGGGGAAACTGCAAACAGGACGGCAGAATTACACTTAACTTAAATCTAGCAAAAAAGGACAAGGAATGTCTGGAATATGTAATGATACATGAGTTATGCCATCTGATAGAATTCAACCATGGAAAAAGATTTAAAAAATTGATGGACAGTTTTTGTCCAAATTGGAAAGAAATAAAAAAAAAGATTAAATGA